In the genome of Ferrovibrio terrae, the window TCAAGGATAGTGCCGATATCGTGCGGGTGAATGCCCTCCAGCACAAAAGACATCACGCCGGCCTTGTGCGCGGCCGTACCGATCAGGCGCAGCGAATTGACCGCCGACAGCTTCTCAGTGGCATAAGCGGTCAGGTCGGCTTCATGGGCGGCAATCGCCTCCAGCCCAACGGAGTTCACATAGTCGATGGCGGCACCCAGCCCCACGGCTTCCACGAAGGCCGGCGTGCCGGCCTCGAAACGGTGCGGAATGTCGTTGTATTCAGTCTTCTCGAAACTGACCGACAGGATCATGTCGCCACCGCCCTGCCAGGGCGGCATGCCTTCCAGGATCTCGGCCTTGGCATAGAGCACGCCGATGCCGGTCGGGCCGTAAAGCTTATGCCCGGTGAAAACGTAGAAATCGGCATTCAGCGCCTTCACGTCGACCTGCATATGCTGCACGGCCTGACTGCCGTCGATCAGCACTTTCGCGCCCTTTTCATGGGCGACGCGGATCATCTCGGCCACCGGCAGGATGGTGCCCAGCGTATTGGACACATGCGCCGCGGCAATCAGTTTGGTTTTCGGCCCGATCAGCTTGACGAATTCATCCCAGACCAGTTCGCCGCTGTCGCTGATCGGCGCGACCTTCAGCTTCACGCCATAGCGCTCGCCCAGAATCTGCCAGGGCACGATATTGGCGTGATGCTCCAGATGCGTGATCAGCACCTCGTCCCCGGCCTTCAGATTCTTCCAGCCCCAGCTATGGGCGACCAGATTGACGGCTTCGGTGGCGTTGCGGGTGAAGACGACCTCGCGGGTGTCTTTCACGCCGATGAAATGCGCGACTTTCTCGCGCGCCTTCTCGTATTCGTCGGTGGCCAGCTGGCTCAGCTGGTAGATGCCGCGATGCACATTGGCATAGGTATGCTCGTACATCCGCGTCATCGCCTCGATCACCTGGCGCGGCTTCTGGGCGCTGGCGCCGCTGTCGAGGAAGACCAGCGGTTTGCCATGCACCTTCTCGGACAGGATCGGGAAATCGGCGCGCACGCGCTCGACATCGAAAGCCGGGGCGGACTGTTTCGGGAGCGCACTCATGCCTTGCCCCCCTTTTCGCTATTGGCGGCCAGCCAGCCTTCGACAAAGGCTTCGACATGATCGCGCAACGCGCCCTCCGGCGCGGCACTCACGACCTCATAGGCAAAGCCGCTGAGCAGCAGACGGCGCGCTTCGGCCACCGGGATGCCACGCGCCTGCATGTAGAACAGCTGCTGCGCATCCACGTCGCCGATGGAGGCGCCATGGCTGCATTTCACGTCGTCGGCGAGGATTTCCAGCTCCGGTTTGGTATCGATCTGCGCCCGGTCGGCCAGCAGCAGGGTGCGGCTCAACTGCTGCGCATCGGTCTTCTGCGCCTGTGGCGCGACACGGATACCGCCCTGGAACACCGCATGACCATGGTCGTCGACCACATGCTTGAACAGCTGGTTGCTGCTGCAGTCGGGCACGGCATGATGCAGGAACAATGTGTGGTCGAGATGCGCGGCACCATGCGCCAGCACCAGACCCTGGATATCGGCCTTCGCATCGCGGCCGACAAACTCGACATGCAGTTCGTGGCGCGCCAGCGCTGCACCGCCCTGCACCGAGACATGGGTATAGCGCGCACCAGCGCCGATCGACACGC includes:
- a CDS encoding cysteine desulfurase: MSALPKQSAPAFDVERVRADFPILSEKVHGKPLVFLDSGASAQKPRQVIEAMTRMYEHTYANVHRGIYQLSQLATDEYEKAREKVAHFIGVKDTREVVFTRNATEAVNLVAHSWGWKNLKAGDEVLITHLEHHANIVPWQILGERYGVKLKVAPISDSGELVWDEFVKLIGPKTKLIAAAHVSNTLGTILPVAEMIRVAHEKGAKVLIDGSQAVQHMQVDVKALNADFYVFTGHKLYGPTGIGVLYAKAEILEGMPPWQGGGDMILSVSFEKTEYNDIPHRFEAGTPAFVEAVGLGAAIDYVNSVGLEAIAAHEADLTAYATEKLSAVNSLRLIGTAAHKAGVMSFVLEGIHPHDIGTILDREGIAVRVGQHCAHPLMERMGVQATVRASFGMYNTRAEIDALCAGLKRVREIFG